One part of the Chloroflexota bacterium genome encodes these proteins:
- a CDS encoding adenylate/guanylate cyclase domain-containing protein translates to MFSYLKSLLRKGTRKQRRLRNHSLILLSLGVVFGLIVFSIQPFSSFNWRLKDSLFNSRAPTPDIVIVAIDDETLQTYGRLGDWSRSLHAQAIDNLKAAQAEVIGFDVLFAEPAEGDTDLEAAISDAENVIMPVVGTGLLKTKGEVVFNDFVTPTTAFSSVPAALGHVNVLVDGDGTVRRLPVIASDVSGGTYSSFSTAIVSVARGEPPPDIPTDSSRGMRINYVGGPGSFPRISYKDVITGDFDPRLVRGKIVLIGTTAVGSGDLFSTPAPGGQMYGVEVHANAIDTIITGKFVADSGGGITLLAILLTAAVCGVFLPRLTLRRSGLLTAALLGAFIGAVIVCFGKGYMLDIIYTPIALALFFVGVVLCRVTAEMADRQEVTGLFGKYVSPQVAGAIIAMADKDELTLTGEKREVTVLFADMRGFTKLSSGLEPGKVVDILNTYFSVIIDCINANGGMVNKFAGDNIMAIWNAPQSQPEHAFLAVKAALESQKAIDELNRKSGHVSPVEFGIGINTGEATAGSIGSKGRAEYSVIGDTVNLASRICGAAPGGRVWIGWQSYKKVKENVVASQLEPQHFKGKEEAFAVYEVRALV, encoded by the coding sequence ATGTTTTCCTATCTAAAAAGCCTTCTACGAAAAGGGACGAGAAAACAAAGGAGGTTACGAAACCACTCTCTAATCCTGTTGAGCTTAGGAGTAGTTTTTGGGCTGATTGTCTTTTCCATCCAGCCCTTCAGTAGCTTCAATTGGCGGCTTAAGGATTCTCTCTTCAACTCCAGAGCACCTACACCTGACATTGTCATTGTTGCCATTGACGACGAGACCTTACAGACTTACGGAAGGCTGGGCGACTGGTCCCGTTCCCTGCACGCCCAGGCCATAGATAATTTGAAAGCAGCCCAGGCAGAGGTAATCGGCTTTGATGTGCTATTCGCCGAGCCAGCAGAGGGCGATACCGACCTGGAAGCAGCGATATCGGATGCCGAGAATGTCATCATGCCGGTTGTGGGTACTGGTCTTTTGAAGACAAAAGGAGAGGTTGTCTTCAATGATTTTGTTACCCCCACCACGGCTTTTTCCAGTGTCCCCGCCGCTCTCGGGCATGTTAACGTGCTTGTTGATGGTGACGGGACGGTACGCCGCCTCCCTGTCATCGCTAGTGATGTTTCTGGGGGAACCTATTCCTCTTTCTCCACAGCCATAGTTTCGGTGGCACGGGGCGAGCCTCCCCCCGATATCCCTACGGACAGCTCCAGGGGCATGCGCATTAATTATGTTGGTGGTCCTGGATCCTTTCCCCGCATCTCCTATAAGGACGTGATCACGGGGGATTTCGACCCACGGTTAGTTAGAGGAAAGATAGTGCTTATTGGCACAACCGCTGTAGGTAGTGGAGACTTGTTTAGCACCCCTGCCCCTGGTGGGCAAATGTATGGCGTCGAAGTACACGCAAACGCCATAGATACCATTATCACAGGTAAATTTGTTGCCGATTCCGGGGGTGGAATTACTTTGCTGGCCATCCTCCTCACGGCAGCAGTATGTGGCGTGTTTCTGCCGCGATTGACGTTGCGGAGGAGCGGCCTGCTCACCGCGGCACTCCTCGGAGCCTTCATTGGGGCTGTTATTGTGTGTTTTGGCAAAGGCTATATGCTAGACATCATTTACACCCCAATAGCACTCGCCCTCTTCTTCGTAGGCGTGGTCCTCTGCCGCGTGACCGCTGAGATGGCCGATAGGCAGGAGGTCACCGGCCTTTTCGGCAAGTATGTCTCCCCGCAGGTTGCCGGGGCTATCATTGCGATGGCTGATAAGGATGAGCTGACTCTCACTGGCGAGAAACGTGAGGTAACGGTCCTTTTTGCGGATATGCGTGGGTTTACCAAACTCAGTAGCGGACTGGAGCCTGGTAAGGTCGTTGACATACTCAACACCTACTTTTCAGTTATCATCGATTGCATCAATGCCAATGGCGGAATGGTTAATAAGTTTGCTGGTGACAACATAATGGCCATCTGGAACGCTCCCCAGAGCCAGCCAGAGCACGCTTTTCTGGCGGTCAAGGCAGCTCTTGAGAGCCAAAAAGCCATAGACGAGCTCAACCGAAAGTCAGGTCATGTTTCCCCGGTGGAATTTGGCATAGGTATCAATACTGGGGAGGCGACCGCTGGGAGCATAGGTTCCAAAGGAAGAGCGGAATACAGTGTAATTGGAGATACGGTTAACCTTGCGTCACGTATTTGCGGCGCTGCACCCGGAGGGCGAGTCTGGATAGGTTGGCAAAGTTATAAGAAAGTAAAGGAGAACGTGGTGGCAAGCCAACTCGAACCACAACACTTCAAGGGGAAAGAGGAGGCTTTTGCGGTTTATGAGGTAAGAGCCCTCGTGTGA